CACTTCATGGCTCAGCTGAATTTTGGGCACCGTGTTGACTAGCTAGAAGACCTCAGTCAGCAGGAGTCATCCTCTGTGGAGATCTTTCTGAGCACCCAGTCAGCTTCTGCACTGGACTCAGTAACTCCCAGACTCTGGTGTCACTAGTGGAGCATCTGGTTCAGGTCACCAGGATTCATCCTCTGAAGAACGTAAACCAAACTCCATCCCAGTCTCTCTTAGCCCCCTTTATTCTTCTATCTTTGCTTCTAGGCCCACTTCCATCCCAAACCAAACATCTGCACAACTTATTTCACCAACTTCTTTGACTTTCAAACAAAGAATCGTTCTCTCAACCTTCTTCAGCCTGCCTCATCTTTGACTGTTCTCAGAAGGTATCGGACAGGAGCTCCTCACCGCCTACATTTCATCTAAATCCGTAAAAACGACCTACACGCGAGTTCATTCGGCTCGTTTTTTCCCAAACACCGCCGACATGCTCCTGACGATCCCTCTGACTCCCGCCATACTCTTCCTCAGGGCCCGGGTCTCCCTGACGAGGTCGACCAGCCGGTGAAACACCAACAAGACGCCGTGGTACGTCTCGGCCGCGGACACTTCGAAGAAGCCGCAGCGCTCCGTCAGAGCGAGCAGATGTCCCTCCTCGCCGGAGACTCTGCGGTGATGCTGCAGGTCACGTTTGTTTCCCACGATGACAACAGGCAAAGACGACATCTTCCTGCTGCGacggatcagctgcagctgctggcGAATCGCCTCAAAGCTGCTGCGGTCGCAGATGTCATAGACGAGCACCATCCCATCTGCCCACTGCAGCTGCTTGTCGCTGACGGAGCAGGTTTTCCCTTCAGCCTGAAGAGAAAccaaattttcatttaaactgacAGGAAGCTAATATTTCCAGGTGTTTCAGATATTCATGGTACTGTTCTGCAGATTTAGTTAAGGTGGCAGAAATCTGCTCATCCAAGCTGAGGACTTTAGAAAAGGTCtttactgcaggtaagatagtGACTGCTCACTATCTGTCCACAGAACCACTGTAAATACTCTAtccaagtattttttttattacttgcaCCTTTTTAAAATCTGCAAAACATGTTGGACATGCACACAGATTGTTTTAAACATAGCACAGTGTGGAATGGAGCAGCCAGGTGAGGACGTACCTGTGAGTCCCAGATGTTGATGCAGATCTCCTGACCATCGACTCTGTCGACTCGACTGTAAATCGACTCTAAAATCAAGAAGCAGGTTAAGACATTGTTCAGTCGGGtataaataaaaccagaacaCATTTTAACTATGAAGAGGAAACAGATGAAGGTCTCACCGATATCTCCGTACTCTCCGATGAATCGTCTGGTCAGAAATCTGACCGTTAGAGCTGCAAAGAGGAATAACAATAATATTACAGtcaaaaaacaaccaaactatCATGTTACAGAGGCTCTAAAAGGAAACAGTAAAACATCACTGCAGTCTTTGGCGTTTTCAGGTTATTTTCCTTATATtgaagcatttctttttttttgtgaaatctGACACCATAATAAGATCTTTGAACTGCTCTGGGATGTTCATTTTCATTCAGTATCTTGCTGAACTCAAGCCCTAAACCTTTAACATAATGAAGgcagaaaagaaacattaaatgaAAAGTTTTCTCACCAGTCTTGCCCACGTTGTGCACCCCAAGCAGCAGAATGTTTGCCTCCACCCTCTGCTGGTTTGGCTCCATCACCTCCATGCGGCTTTTCACCTCCACCACCATCAGGAATCTGTACTGGATCTAGTTTGACTGTGAACCTAAAGGATGTGGAGCTCCGGCTGCAGGTCCTGGTCTTCTTATACATCTTGTGGGCGTGGCGTCAGTCTGGATACAGTCTGTGATTGGTGGACAGGGTCTATCTGAAGTGTGATTACTGCATGTTAGGTTTTTTGTAGATATGAAGCTAACACTGGACCGGGGCATGGGTGGTGTTTTAGGCCATCCTGTTGTGTTTGTGAGGATTTTTGAGGACCACATTGTGAGGATGTGTATTATGGGGACATTTTGGGATATTTCTGCTGCATAGTGGAAATCTTTGGACATCTGGGCTCTGCATGGCATAAAATAACAACTCACAGCAATTGTTGCTAACCCAAACAGGTCAGAAACCTCTCTGTCTTTCAGCATTCACTGCTGGGCAAAACCAACAGTTTGAAACggacaaatttttatttaagaatttGCTTTTAATAGAATAACCTATTTGGGACAAACATGATTAGATTCTTCATGTCCTGGTCTGAGAGTGAGCAGAAACACTTCATCACGACTTGAGCGGAGAAGCAGTGCTGCCCTCTGGTGGCTGACCTGGAAAACAACCGTTTGTTGCACTAATTAGTCTAAGATCTTAACATTATTCTTATAACATGACATTTTGAAAGTAAAACATCTATAAGAAAATTTGTGGCATTATTCTTCAACATTTAGTTctcctttatttaaaaataacattctAAAATACATCAAACCAAAATTATTTGCGATTGatttttgctaaaaaaaaatgttttcccacACAAACTGCTCTATGCTGCCCTCTACTGGCTGAACCCAAGTCTCATCATGATGTttcttttctcagttttttaaGCTAAACTTATAAAGTAAATCCCAGTAAAAACAGTCAATGGTTCACAGCACTACACCAGTTAGTTTCCACCATTGCTAAACTTGGacagtttttttaaaaacacaacaaagatcTGGATTGGTTTTCTGCAGAACCAGTGAATACCCCAAGTCATTCCACTGAGTTTCTTCCAGTAAATGTTTGATCCTCCCTCTGATGCATCATGACTTTCTGTAAAGATCAAAAGGCTAGGAGACAGTTCCCCTCATTAGCTTTGCAAACGTCCAACCATCGTCTATACCATTTATCCTTACAGCTGGGCGACTGGTGGGGAActccatctccagcagtcatagGACaaaaggtggggtacaccctggacaggtcaatcacaaggcaacacagagacatgcaCACCCATACCCAATGGgcatttagagaccaattagtCTAGcagtcatgcttttggactgtgggagagaACAAAAGCATGCATGAGAAGAATATGCAAACTCGATGTGAGAAGACACCAGgctgggattcgaacccaggaccttcttgctgcaaggcaacaagtCTGTGTTTGTGAATGGTCTTTAAAGTCTCCTTTGGCTCTGGTTCAGTTTCCAGCAGGATTTATAAAAACCTGCCGGGGATATTATAAGCCTGACAGTGCTTGTTAAAGGAGTCATAAACTGTGAATGCAGCTCTGCAGGAAATAGGCCTAAATCCACCATGTAACAGTGATGTTACGGTGAGCTCATTATTCAAGAGTTAATCTGAAAATTTAATCAAGGTTTTAAACGATTCTGATTGGCTCTTCATCTCCTTGAGCGTACCTCCAGCTTGTGGTGTAAGATGATTTGTCCTCTAGATCAATGgggaaaagataaagaaaacgAGAACAACTAAAATCCAAACTGTTTAAACAAAAGCCTCGAGCTGTTCATGATTACTACGCTCTTAGCTGTACTACAACCGTGTTGCTATGGTTACACAGCCCTTAAGCTGCCCTGCCGCTGATCAGTTAACTCTGCATACAGGTTCCTCCTCCATATAACCCAAATCTCGAATATCCTCACAATAACGGAGACATGGTTCTCACTTTTCTAATCTCCCATTTTAAACGTCTGAAGTTGTAGGAGGAATAATGATGCTAAGCCCAACAGCAAGCATCCAGTTGCTCCAGTGGTAGTGGTGCATCTCAGCTACCGTTTTTCCACCAAAAGAAGTCTCGTTCTTGAACCAGTTCGGTTTGCGTGCCTTCaaacttctgtgttttgttgAGTCCATTTCCTAACCTGAGTCATTAACAGTAGGTGTTACACAGTGCGGCGGTGGAGGGGGGGGGTGACTGGTAGTGGCACAGCGGATTTTGCTGAGCCCCGTGCAGTGGTCCAAAAGGCCAGGAGACGGCGACTCCATGCAAGAACAATGGatgtacaatgttttcatttgcatatgttcagGAACCCTGAGTGTAACAGAAATGACTCGTTATACAAGGtctgtttagtgtgtttttacaaacatacaaataatgtttatacAGTACATTGTTCCTCTTTGCCACCGTACTTGTTGCTTCTATTGCCTGCGGCTTCGACCTGCCTATGGGTGACGTTATGGTTCGTGCAGAAGAACCCAGTATTCTGCGGTGCCCGAGTTCAACCAGAGAACCAGAGTGAATACACGTCACCGGTTCAGGTTCACATTTGGCAACCAGAATGGACCCCAAACCGCTGTTGGGatcccagccatggattacaacatggatgaacatggactctgaactaTACAAAATTGAAGGCCTGTATGAACCTCTGCACCTTTCAACATCACACTAACCTATTCCTAacccagcccaggaagaggaggagtcgtAGCTGACTCcccgtgatgtcactgtttgaaaaaaaaacgcTGTGTTCCTACATGGAGGCCTCTACCACATGGTTCTCCAGCAGAActggacagagggacacaaCGCGCAAATGTCTCCTTGCCGGCAAGCAGGCATAACTCTTTAACTTAGATCCAAACGTGACTACCATCATGCCGATTAAATGCAACAGAGTTAAGAAGTAATTTGCTATTCAAGtacccagcattcattcatataaagggtgtaatgagtcaagcgtggcttgacttttcttctgaggcctccagatgCAGCCCTAATTAAAACGGATTTTCCCCCATGACCTGAAGAAGAAGGCATCGGGACCGCAGCTTTgcatgccttcctgcatgtACGTGCTGGTACTGAGAGCTACCCCCATTGAAGGAGCCGCAAGTTGCCTTTGTCGTACAGTTCGGCTGGGATGGCTAACCAGCTGATGCCCCCCTAGCTGGAACGCTTGTCCCTTTGCTCAGTCCACACGTAGATGACCGGGACAATTCTGCTTCCCTCAACGTCGCCCAGGACATCTTTTTCTCAGCACGGTAAGAGGTATGTAAGAGGTAGTgattgggcagagaagattagtttagaatgaaataatctaaataatgtttgtttaatgacgtttggtttttgtttgtgttgagaaaacttGGCTAAGTTCTAGCAGACTAGCTGCTGAGctaatgtgttctgtgttgtgttttaaagttaggataaactttatttaaattggacATAACGTACTGTCAACGCTTATGTATTTTGAACCTTTTATTGATGGATTTTAAAGGAGTGGTTACAAGCTAtaagtttctctttttgttaTCTGAAACCGCTAATGGCTAAGGCTAAACACGTGTCTTATGACCGCCATCTTATGAATCGATTAAGAAtcagtttccaatctaggaaaataatatttccctagatattattttattaattcaattcagtttatttaaatagcgccaattcacaacacatgtcgtctcaaggttcttcacaacagtcaggttcatacattccaatta
This genomic stretch from Girardinichthys multiradiatus isolate DD_20200921_A chromosome 3, DD_fGirMul_XY1, whole genome shotgun sequence harbors:
- the zgc:171704 gene encoding ras-related and estrogen-regulated growth inhibitor-like protein, with product MVVEVKSRMEVMEPNQQRVEANILLLGVHNVGKTALTVRFLTRRFIGEYGDIESIYSRVDRVDGQEICINIWDSQAEGKTCSVSDKQLQWADGMVLVYDICDRSSFEAIRQQLQLIRRSRKMSSLPVVIVGNKRDLQHHRRVSGEEGHLLALTERCGFFEVSAAETYHGVLLVFHRLVDLVRETRALRKSMAGVRGIVRSMSAVFGKKRAE